A region from the Silene latifolia isolate original U9 population chromosome 7, ASM4854445v1, whole genome shotgun sequence genome encodes:
- the LOC141591907 gene encoding uncharacterized protein LOC141591907 — MTGFFSLIPEKKRTMRKGGDALALSSSNKLGNFLPAINTTDKNNTKNEPKYLSNIKTAANALSFTAKRSAIEECFAYSSPSLISPPSSAFVSALQSPYISPRALTPDSSETTSNNDSENQNASLCVSVSIPPTPAQLPFPPPSLCGSHSEDIPSSSYTPVEKSDFSDDGKPKYITCISDPMAPPRVSFSFPVPRVSFAKSSVSPAVNAKLRSCDVYIGYHGANSNLVRYCKWIKSELELQGVACFIADRARYADTQSHEIADRVICSASFGIVVISSASLFNHFSMEEIRFFSQKKNLIPMFFDMESKEITGLLNNSSVDKECREALQGLIRAHEFKLECLDGDWRSCISKAASVLQAKLGRKSVSVREQDHLAVVEEIPFPRNKYFVGRQKEMVEIETAFFGYSNQESCSSYPSTTVSRGHTSGQSEGFADEETDMDDSSVADGRYINLEFKGTLASEGQFEPTIGKNSLKRPKYKKSRSGKDKGVTSSVVCISGPPGVGKTELALEFAYKYSHRYKMVLWVGGEARCLRQNVLNISVNMGLDVSADPEKERGRIRNFEEQEYEAFKRIKRELFRDMPYLIIIDHLESENEWWEGKDLHDLIPRNTGGTHVIITTRLSKIMNFDPMSLQAMPLPDAMVMLRGRRKKEYPPEEYECLKKFKEKLGGSVFGSSVVGSLLSELAISPSALFEIVQQTPIEDLSDTTFLNASDEEIYKNNPFLVKLLDFCFAILEKATKTNNCLASRMLLVGAWFAPSPISANLLATAARNMPSTGSRITKWTKCLNPASYCCSGCPLGSQAWKSEEEYALLLVRLGLARKATGHSGIWIQFHPITRTFSRTREPTAAIQATVIGIRKVGNSAINSDHLWATAFLVFGFKSEPPLAHLKVTDMVLFIKKTALPLAIGAFTTFSRCNSSLELLKVCTSVLEDVEKSFVSQIQDWCHGSLCWKKKLSHSSQKVDEYVWEEVTLLKATLMETRAKLLLRGGYFDSAEELCRTCISIRTVMLGHNHTHTLAAQETLAKLVRLRSKI, encoded by the coding sequence ATGACGGGTTTTTTTTCGTTGATTCCGGAAAaaaaaagaacaatgagaaaaGGAGGGGATGCATTGGCATTGTCATCATCAAACAAACTTGGTAATTTTTTACCAGCAATCAACACAACAGACAAAAACAAtaccaaaaatgaaccaaaatacCTCAGCAATATTAAAACTGCTGCGAATGCACTTTCTTTTACTGCGAAACGCTCAGCAATAGAAGAATGTTTTGCTTATAGTTCACCATCCCTAATCTCCCCTCCATCTTCGGCTTTTGTTTCCGCCTTGCAATCGCCTTACATTTCTCCAAGAGCATTAACCCCAGACTCCTCTGAGACTACAAGTAACAATGACAGTGAAAACCAGAATGCAAGTTTATGTGTCAGTGTCTCAATTCCTCCTACACCTGCACAACTCCCTTTCCCGCCTCCCTCGCTCTGCGGGTCACACTCCGAGGACATTCCAAGTAGTTCTTACACTCCTGTTGAGAAGTCAGACTTCTCTGATGACGGGAAGCCCAAATATATAACCTGCATTTCAGACCCAATGGCACCACCTAGGGTTTCGTTCTCGTTCCCAGTCCCACGAGTTTCATTTGCCAAATCCTCAGTTTCTCCGGCAGTGAATGCCAAACTGAGGAGTTGTGATGTGTACATAGGGTACCATGGCGCGAATAGCAATTTGGTTCGATACTGTAAGTGGATCAAGTCTGAGCTGGAGCTCCAGGGGGTAGCCTGTTTTATAGCTGATAGGGCCAGGTATGCTGATACTCAGAGCCATGAAATTGCTGACCGGGTTATATGCTCGGCCAGCTTTGGCATTGTGGTGATTTCAAGTGCTAGTCTGTTCAACCATTTTAGTATGGAAGAGATAAGATTCTTCTCTCAGAAGAAAAATTTGATCCCTATGTTTTTTGACATGGAATCGAAAGAAATCACAGGTCTTTTGAACAACAGTTCCGTTGATAAAGAATGTCGGGAAGCTTTACAAGGGTTGATCAGAGCCCATGAGTTTAAGCTGGAATGCTTGGACGGTGATTGGAGGAGCTGCATTTCTAAAGCGGCTAGTGTCTTACAAGCAAAGCTAGGAAGAAAGAGTGTTAGTGTCCGGGAGCAAGACCATCTTGCAGTAGTCGAGGAGATACCGTTCCCTAGAAACAAGTATTTTGTTGGGAGACAAAAGGAAATGGTGGAGATTGAAACTGCATTCTTTGGATATAGCAACCAGGAGTCATGTTCTTCTTATCCAAGTACAACTGTAAGTAGAGGGCACACTTCTGGTCAATCTGAAGGATTTGCAGATGAGGAGACGGACATGGATGACTCCAGTGTAGCAGACGGGAGATACATTAATTTGGAGTTTAAGGGTACTCTAGCATCAGAAGGGCAGTTTGAACCAACTATAGGGAAGAACTCGTTGAAGAGACCGAAGTACAAGAAATCGAGAAGTGGGAAGGATAAGGGCGTTACcagtagtgtagtttgcattagTGGTCCTCCTGGTGTTGGAAAAACTGAGCTTGCCCTGGAATTTGCTTACAAGTATTCCCACAGGTACAAGATGGTCCTGTGGGTGGGCGGAGAAGCTCGGTGTTTGAGGCAAAACGTCCTTAATATTTCGGTAAATATGGGTTTGGATGTCAGTGCTGATCCTGaaaaagaaagaggaagaatCAGGAATTTCGAGGAGCAAGAATATGAGGCGTTCAAGAGAATAAAGAGAGAGTTGTTTAGAGACATGCCATACTTGATTATTATAGACCATCTCGAGAGTGAAAATGAATGGTGGGAAGGGAAGGACCTTCACGACCTCATCCCGAGAAATACAGGTGGGACTCATGTGATCATTACCACACGGCTTTCCAAGATAATGAACTTTGATCCAATGTCTCTTCAGGCAATGCCCTTGCCCGATGCAATGGTGATGTTAAGAGGAAGAAGGAAGAAAGAGTATCCTCCCGAGGAATATGAGTGTCTCAAAAAGTTTAAGGAGAAGTTAGGAGGATCGGTATTTGGGTCGTCAGTGGTCGGTTCCTTACTTTCAGAACTCGCGATTTCACCATCTGCCCTTTTTGAGATTGTGCAACAAACCCCAATTGAAGATCTTTCTGATACCACATTTTTGAATGCAAGCGACGAGGAGATCTATAAGAACAACCCTTTCCTGGTTAAACTTCTTGATTTTTGCTTTGCGATCTTGGAAAAAGCAACCAAGACAAACAACTGTCTTGCTTCAAGGATGCTCCTTGTTGGTGCATGGTTCGCACCCTCGCCTATATCAGCAAATTTATTGGCTACAGCTGCTAGGAACATGCCTTCTACAGGAAGCCGGATAACAAAGTGGACTAAATGCCTAAACCCAGCCTCATATTGCTGCTCTGGTTGCCCTTTAGGATCTCAGGCTTGGAAAAGTGAAGAGGAGTATGCTCTTCTTCTTGTACGACTCGGACTGGCCCGGAAAGCAACAGGTCATTCTGGAATATGGATCCAGTTCCACCCCATAACCCGAACCTTTTCTAGAACAAGAGAACCAACAGCAGCTATTCAGGCTACAGTTATTGGCATAAGAAAAGTTGGAAACTCAGCGATAAACAGTGATCATCTCTGGGCAACTGCTTTCCTAGTTTTCGGGTTCAAATCCGAGCCTCCCCTGGCCCATCTGAAAGTAACAGACATGGTTCTATTCATCAAGAAGACGGCTCTCCCATTGGCTATTGGAGCCTTCACAACATTCTCAAGGTGCAACTCATCATTAGAGCTTCTGAAAGTCTGTACTAGTGTACTTGAGGATGTGGAGAAATCGTTCGTCTCCCAAATACAAGATTGGTGTCATGGGTCACTTTGCTGGAAGAAGAAATTGAGTCACTCGAGCCAGAAGGTCGATGAGTACGTTTGGGAAGAAGTGACACTTCTGAAAGCCACATTGATGGAAACAAGAGCAAAATTGTTGCTGAGAGGTGGTTACTTTGACAGTGCTGAAGAACTTTGTAGGACTTGTATAAGTATCAGGACGGTTATGCTCGGCCACAACCATACGCATACGTTAGCTGCTCAAGAGACATTAGCAAAGTTGGTCAGGTTAAGAAGCAAGATCTGA